A stretch of Desulfobacter hydrogenophilus DNA encodes these proteins:
- a CDS encoding IS630 family transposase, with protein sequence MRWCRGRKSLKSKRNENEFRDAQKEIEILKDEDKANIIDLYYFDESGFTGVPEIPYAWQEADEQLLLPSGKTSRINVLGFLNKQNDFFPCVFNCSVTSDIVVACFDVFSRSITKRTIVVLDNAPIHHSAIFKAQVGTWEERGLFLYFIPKYSPELNLIEILWKHIKYFWLSTSAYKGFKFLKAELDNILASVGKEFTISFS encoded by the coding sequence CTGCGTTGGTGTCGAGGACGGAAATCTCTCAAAAGCAAACGCAATGAGAACGAGTTCAGGGACGCGCAAAAGGAAATTGAAATCTTGAAAGATGAAGATAAGGCAAATATCATTGACTTGTATTATTTTGATGAATCTGGCTTTACCGGCGTGCCTGAGATTCCATATGCCTGGCAAGAGGCGGATGAGCAGCTTTTACTTCCGAGCGGAAAAACCTCAAGAATCAATGTGTTGGGTTTTTTGAATAAGCAAAATGACTTTTTCCCTTGCGTTTTTAATTGCTCGGTTACTTCAGATATTGTCGTGGCCTGCTTTGATGTTTTTTCACGTTCCATAACAAAAAGAACCATCGTTGTTCTGGACAATGCTCCAATACATCACAGCGCCATTTTTAAAGCTCAAGTTGGGACATGGGAAGAAAGAGGACTTTTTCTATACTTTATCCCCAAATATTCACCGGAGTTGAATCTGATTGAAATTTTATGGAAACATATCAAATACTTTTGGTTATCAACATCTGCTTATAAAGGATTTAAATTTTTGAAAGCTGAGTTGGATAATATATTGGCAAGTGTCGGTAAGGAATTTACAATTTCGTTTTCTTAA